One Mycolicibacterium sp. TUM20985 genomic window, GGCACTTCTGGGTCGGCTGCGGCCTGGGCGGCCATCGCCAGCGACCCGCCGGCGATGAGCATGCCCGCGAAGACGAGCTTTGCGGCGTTGGCGGCTATGACCCGCTGTCCTTCAGTCATGTATCCCGTTCGTCCTCTCCGATGGCGCTGCGTCATCGTCCCACACATCGACGTCGAGCGACCCGACATCGTTGCCCAGAACGGGTCCGGCCTGGCTGGCCCGCCACCTGTCGAGCGCTCGCCGGTCCCGCTTCGTGGGTCGACCGGCGCCTCGCTCACGGAACGCGACCGGCACCGTGACGGCCGTCGGAGGGGGCGCGGGCGTGCGATCGAGGAAGCACGTCACGGCGTCGGCGGCACCGACGCGCTTCTGGATGACCCGCACCACTTCGACGATCCGCGTGGTCTCCCCGACGCGCGCCCGCACCTCGTCACCGGGTGACACCGTCGTCGACGGCTTCGCCGGGCGATCGTTGATCCTGACGTGACCGCCCCGGCACGCGGCGGCGGCGTCGGGTCTGGTCTTGGTCAACCGAACGGCCCACAGCCACCGGTCCACGCGTGTCGATTCGGGGGTCATCAGAGCCGGGCGAAGCAGGCGTCGGCGTCGTCGCGGGGAATCGAGGCGTCCCGTGTCGAGAACGTGCCGACGACGCCGGTGGCCGTCACCTGCACGCTGTCGGCATGAATGCCGAGCGGGTACTGCGCGTTCAGCTTGGCGGTCAAGTCGTCGAGCGCGGTCTGCACGGCGTCCTTCGCCAGCGGACCGGTGACGTCGAGGACCTGCAGGGCGAGGTCGCCGTCGGTCACCACCGGCTTCGCCGTGACGGTGATGCTCCCGGCCTCCAGGTTGAGCGTGCCCGCGGCGGCGTCGGTGGTCACCGCGGTGACCAGGTTGCCCACTCCGGGCAGGTTGGCGGCGACGGTGTCCTTGATGCCAGCGGCCGTCCACGTCAACGTGGCGTCCAGGGAACCGATCGTGCCCTTGGAGTCCGAGGTGCCCTGCAACCGGACGTCGGAGACGGTGACGTCGGCCTGCATGCCCTTCGCGTCCTGCACGTTGTCGCCGTCGGTGGCGACCGAGATGTTGGTGTAGTGGCCGGTGACGTGCTGCCACAGGAACGGCGGATTGACGCCGAACGAGACCGTCGCCCCGTCCCTGACGACGCATTCGGCGACGTCGACCAGGAGGGCGTCCACTCGGTGTCTCGCATACAGCTCGGCACCGGCCAGACCGCCGACGACGATGGCCAGCACGATGATCGCGATGAGGGCGAGTGACAGCGGTTCGCGCAGCCACGACCGCTTCTTGTTCGGCGGATCGTCGGTGGGGGGCGGCGGGACGACGGGTCGAGGGCTCCGCGGGATTCGCTCGGTGGGGACGGCGTCATCCGGGCGGCGGAACCGCTCGGTGGGCGGTTCGGGTCGCGGGGGGCGCGGAATCCGCCGGGTCGGGGCATCGGGACGGACGGGTTCACGCCGCTCCCCCGGTCGCCAGGGACCCTGCGGCGGTGTCGTCACCCCACCGATTGTGCCCCACGCCGGCCCGGCCAGGGCCGGTGTCAGGTCCGGGTGTCGAGGGAGATCACGCTGATGTCGGGCGGCGCACCGACTCGGACCGGCGGGCCCCAGTAGCCGGCTCCGCGCGTTACGTACAGCTGGGTGTCGTCCACGGCGGACAACCCGGCCAGCGCCGGTTGCACGGCGCCGACGATGTAGTGGAAGGGCCACATCTGGCCGCCATGGGTGTGACCGGACAACTGGAGGTCGACGCCCCGCTCGGCGGCCTTGGTCACCTGCACCGGTTGGTGGGCGAGCAGGACCGTCGGCCGGGACGGGTCCACGCCTGCGAGGGCGCGGTCGAAGTCGGGTGGGTCCCCCTCGGAGGCGCCTGCCACGTCGTTGACCCCGGCCAGGTCGAAGGCCGCGGCACCCCGACGAATCACGGTGTTCTCGTTGCGGAGCGGCTGTACCCCCAGCCGCTCGAGCTCGCGTAGCCAGGACGATGGATCCTCGACGAAGTACTCGTGGTTGCCCGTGACGAAGAACGAGCCTTCTCGGGACGTCAAGTCCCGCAACGGTTCTGCAGCAGATCCGAGTTCGGCGACCGTTCCGTCGACCAGGTCGCCGACGATCGCGATGAGATCGGGTTCGGTCTCGTTGATCATCCGGACGATTCGTTCGGTGTGCGCCCGTCCGGCCAGCGGGCCCAGATGGATGTCGGACACCACGGCGATCCGAAACCCGTTGAACGCCGGGTCGATCCGGCGCAGGCGCACCGGTACGTGCAACACGTTGGGCGGGCCGAGCGCGTTGGCCGCGCCGAATCCGACCACGCCGACGGATGCGGCGCCGGCCGCCACCGCCCCGGCCCGCGCGAGGAACAGCCGGCGGTTGACGCCCTGGGGCCCGGTGGGCGCCTCGGGTGCCTCGGGTGCCGACCAGCGCCGCAACGCCCAATGGGCCGGCTCCAGCACGAGAAGGCTCAGGAACAGATAGACGATCAGACCGAACCACAGATAGCCGGGCCAGGTGAACCAGGCCGACGCGGTGTACCCAAGCCGGTCCGGAAGGGTCAGTGCGGCGATCAGCAATGCCGCCAGTGCGATCAGCAGGCCGGTGAGGAGCCAGCGCATCGGCCCGGCGGCGGTCGTGTCCTTGACCATCCGCTTCCACACGTAGACGTGCATCAGCCCGAGGACCGTGCTCAAGACGACGAAGAACATCGGGTCAGCGCACCCGCACGCTCAGGCAGGTGACGCAGCCCTCGAGCTTCTCGTATTCCGAGACGTCGACGAGTTCGAGCCGGTAGCCGCGATCGGCGAACATCGCGGCCGTGCGGGGCGCCGCGGAACTCATCAGCAGCAGGTCGTCGTCGAGGATCACCACATGGGCGCCGGGTTCCTCGGGGACGGCGAGGAACGTCGGGAACAGGCCGGGATCGTCGACGACGGGTGCGTACCCGATCACGGTGCCGTCGGGCAGCGCCGTGACCGCGCTCTTCAGGTGCAGCGCACGGGTGAGTGGCACCGGGGTGACGGTGTAGCCGCGGGGTGCGACGAGGCGGGCCAGCTGCTCGATCGCCGGCGCATCGGTGGTGCCGCTGAGCCCGACGTACACGTGCGGGCCGATCTTCAGCACGTCACCACCGTCCAGCGTGCCCTCGGTGATCGCGGCTGCCTCGAACCCGAGATCCTCCACCGTGCGCCGCACCGCGGTGACCTCTGGATTGCGGGCGGGTTGCCGGGGATTGGTGAACACCGCCAGGTCGCCGAACATCACCACGGTGTCCTCGACGAAGACGCAGTCGGGCATCGTGTCGTCGGCGTCGATCACCACCGTGGGCCAACCGCTGCGGTGCAACGCCGCCACGTAGCCGTCCCACTGCCGCTTGGCGAGTTCGAGCTCGACGGGGTGGCGCTCGATGAACGTGACGATGCCGTCGGCCAAGGTCTGCGCCGGTCGACGCACCAGCGCGTACGGACGATCAGGCACGCCGCGTCACCTCGGTGTCCTGGCACAGATGGGCGGCGAGCTGATCGGCCGTGGCGGTCCACCCGTACCGATGGTCCTCGAGTGCCTCGGGTGGCAGCAGCGAATGCTCGATCGACATCAGCGTCCGGTCGTCGCCGAGCGGTTCGAAGGCGACGTTGACGATGCTGACCGCCGTCGGATCCTGCCAGCCCGAGTGGCTCCAGGTGAAGCGCAGCAGGCGGGGCCGATCGATGGCCAGGAAGTGTCCGATGATGAGCGTCACGTGCCCCAGCCGGTCGACGTCGAAACGTACCGTGCCCCCGACGCGGGGCTCGACGTCGATCGCGACGCACCGTGCCGGACGCGGACACATCCAGTCCGCCAACGACTCCGGGTCCAGCCACTCGTCGAACACCACCTCCGGCGTCGCAGGCATGACGCGCTGCACGCGGGCGGTCGCCACCTCGCTCACCGTGTCCCCCGCTTCCGTCGTAGGCGGTCCGAAAGCGCATCGGCACGCGCCGACCAGAAGTCCGTCTGCTCACCGATCCACTGCTGAGCCGCGCTCAGCCCGTCGGGTTGCAAGGAGAACCAGTGCTCGCGGCCGCGCACCTCGCGGCGCACCAGGCCGGCAGATTCCAGGACACCGACGTGACGTGACACGCCCGCGAATGTCATCGGCAACGGAGCGGCCAGATCGGTCAGCCGGGCGTCGCCCCGGCGCAGCGCCTCCAGGAGGGCGCGGCGCGTGGGATCGGCGAGGGCGGAGTAGGTCCGGTCGAGCAACTGATCTTCAACCACCCTGTTGACTATACCCACGGTTCCGTGGTGTGCTTCCGTCATGAAACATTCAACAGATGTGTTGAACGACGACACGGTCCGCCCCGAAACCGTTGTCGCGCAGGCAAGGATCGTCTCGGCGCAGGAGTGGCAGGTAGCCGATCCGCGCCTGATCGCGCAGCAGTACCAGAAGACGCGTGAACGCGTCGTCGGGCTCCTCGCCGACCCCGACGCCGACTGGACCGCACCGGTCGCTACATGTCCCGGATGGTCGGTCCGCGACGTCGTGGCGCACCTCGCCGCCGTGGCCGAGGACATCTCCGCCGGGACGCTGACGGGTGCCCCGACCGACGAGCAGACCGCCGCTCAGGTCGCGCGGTTCGACGGGCACGACCACGAGGGAATAGTCGCGGCGTGGACCGCAGCCGCGGGACGGCTGGACCGGAACGCCGCAGCGTCGGGTGTAGCTCCCCCGCTGGCCGACGCGGTCTGCCACGAGCACGACGTGCGCCACGCCCTGGGGCGGCCGGGCGCCAGAGATTCCGACGCGGTCTGGTCCGCCACCGAGCAGCTACTCACCATGTTGGTCACGCCCCGACCACTGCGGGTGATCGTCGAAGACGCCGAGTACGTCAGTGGCCCGGACGGGCCGGACGAAGTAATGCTTCGGACGACGCGTTTCGAGGCGGTGCGCTGGCGGACGGGCCGCCGCAGCCGTGCGCAGCTCGCGGCCATGAACTGGTCCGACGATCCAACGGAGGTCCTCGATCACCTCTATCTGTTCGGGCCGGCACGGCGCGACATCGCCGAATGACGGCTGCGGGTACGGGTGCGGAAGACCCGGCAGCGGCGCGCACGGGTTAAGGTGAACGCGAGTCGGCCGAATCGGTGGGAGCAAAATGATCAACGTGAAGCGCGGAATGCTGGTCGTCGGCTGTGCCGTCGCATTCGCCGCCGCCCCTCTGGTCGCCGCCTCGCCGGCTGCCGCTAAGGACTGCCCGTACGGCACGGTGCCCACCAAGTTCGAGGGCGTGTGCGTTCAGGGCCAGGCCGGCGGATTCGGCGCCCCCGGCGTCGTCGTACCGCCGCAGGCCTCGATGCCCGGCGCCGTCGTCGACGAGAACTTCAATGGCTACGGCTCCGTGAACGGCATCCCCTGCACGCCCGGCAACGTGGGCAAGTGCATCGCCCTGCAGCAGAGCCAGGGCTAGGCGCCGACCCTCTGGCCCGTCAAGCGACCGGGCCGACATATCTCGAGTAACCCGCGCCTGCGTGATGGCGCGCGGGGAGACGAGATCGTCGTTTCGATCGCCCTGAGGTAAAGCAGTGACTTGTCGCGGCGCGGCCGCGAGGCTTCTGCCAGTGACCCGATCCATTCGCTTCAACGCCTTCGACATGAACTGCGTCGCCCACCAGTCCCCCGGCCTGTGGCGACACCCGCAGGACCGCTCCTCGGAGTACAAGGATCTGGCCTACTGGGCCGATCTGGCGAGACTCCTCGAGCGAGGCCGGTTCGACGGGCTCTTCATCGCCGATGTGCTTGGCACCTATGACGTTTACGGTGCCAGCGATGAGGCTGCCATCCGGCAGGCCGCGCAGATCCCGGTCAACGATCCGCTCCTGCTGGTGTCGGCGATGGCGGTGGTGACCGAGCACCTCGGCTTCGGCGTCACCACGGGCACTGGGTTCGAGCACCCGTACCCGTTCGCGCGCCGCGTCTCGACCCTCGACCACCTCACCAAGGGCCGGGTGGGCTGGAACGTGGTCACCGGCTACCTGCCTGCGGCCGCCCGCAACATGGGGCAGACCGATCAACCGGCTCACGACGCCCGCTACGACCACGCCGACGAGTACCTCGAGGTGCTCTACAAGCTGTGGGAGGGCTCGTGGGAGGACGACGCGGTGCTCCGCGACCGTGAGCGCGGCGTCTTCACCGACCCCGACAAGGTGCACCACATCGGCCACGAGGGAACGCATTTCACCGTTCCGGGCATCCACCTGTCCGAACCGTCCCCGCAGCGGACGCCTGTCATCTTCCAGGCCGGGGCGTCTCCACGCGGGGTGCGGTTCGCCGCCGAGAACGCCGAGGCCATCTTCACCGCCGCGCCGACGAAGGCGATCCTGCGCGAGACGGTCACCACGATCCGCCGCGAGCTCGAGCTGGCGGGCCGTGATCCCTACTCGGCCAAGATCTTCAACCTGACCACCGTCATCACGGCCGGCACCGACGAGGAGGCGCGCGCCAAGCACGCCGAATACCTGTCCTACGGCGATCCCGAGGGCGCGTTGGTGTTCATGTCCGGGTGGATGGGGGTCGATCTGGCGAGTTACGGCCTCGACGAGCCGATCGGGAACGTCGACTCCAATGCCATCCTGTCCGCGGTGAAGGCGTTCCAGTCCGCCGATCCCGACGGTGGCGAATGGGCCGTCCGCGACATCGCCAACTGGGGCAAGATCGGTGGCATGGGGCCTCTGATCGTCGGCTCGGGTGACCGGGTCGCCGACGTGCTGCAGGAATGGGTCTCCGAGACCGACGTCGACGGCTTCAACCTGGCGTACGCGATCACGCCGGGGACGTTCGCCGACTTCATCGATCACGTGGTCCCCGTGCTGACGGCCCGCGGCGCCTACCAGTCTGAGTACGCGCCGGGAACTTTGCGCAACAAGCTGTTTGGCCGTGGTGACCGACTGCCCGAGGAACACCGCGGCTCGCGGTACCGTGTGGGCGGTCCTTCCTCCACGATCGTCGACCGCCCGACCACCGTGCCCTCGTCATCGTCTTCGGCGACATCGCAGCCGACCGCCAGCCGCTAGGAGTTCCTCCCATGCCCGTCAAGCTGCACTGGTTCCTCCCCACCTACGGTGACAGCCGACTGATCGTCGGGGGTGGGCACGGCACTCCCGCCGGGGCTGCCCACAGTGACCGGGATGCGTCGATCGACTATCTCGGCTCGATCGTGCGCGCGGCCGAGTCGTTCGGGTTCACCGGTGCCCTGATCCCCACCGGAGCCTGGTGCGAGGACGCGTTCATCACCGCCGCGCTGCTGGCGCGGGAGACGACGTCGCTGGCCTTCCTGGTGGCACTGCGGCCCGGTCTCGTCAGCCCCACCCTGTCCGCGCAGATGACGGCCACGTTCGCGCGGCACGCCCCCGGCCGGATCCTGATCAACGTCGTCGTCGGCGGTGAGGCGCACGAGCAGCGGGCCTTCGGCGATCACCTGGACAAGGACGCCCGCTACGAGCGGTGTGACGAATACCTCGACGTCGTCCGCCGCCTGTGGGCCGGCGAGACGGTGACCACGGACGGCGTGCACATCCAGGTCGAGGAGGCGTCCCTGGCGACGTTGCCGAATCCCTTGCCGCCGTTGTACTTTGGAGGAAGCTCGCCCGCCGCCGGTCCGGTCGCGGCCCGTCACGCCGACGTCTACCTGACCTGGGGCGAACCGCCGGAAGCGGTGCGGGACAAGATCGAATGGATCCGCGGTCTGGCCGCCGAGCAGGGCCGCCGGGTGCGCTTCGGCATTCGGCTGCACACCATCTCGCGGGACACCGCCGACGAGGCCTGGGCACAGGCGGACAAGCTCGTCGGTGCGCTCGACGACGAGACCGTCCGCGCGGCGCAGGCTGGGCTGAGCCGCAGCCAGTCCGAGGGTCAGCGCCGGATGTTGGCACTGCACGAGGCCAACCGTGCCAACGGATCCTGGCACGACGCCCGCAGTCTCGAGATCGCGCCGAATCTCTGGGCGGGGGTCGGTCTGGTGCGGGGTGGGGCTGGGACGGCGCTGGTGGGGAGTCACACCGACGTCGCCGATCGGATCGCCGAGTACGCCGAAATCGGCATCGACGAGTTCATCTTCTCGGGCTATCCGCATCTCGAGGAGCTCTACTGGTTCGGCGAGGGCGTGGTTCCGGTGCTGCGTGAGCGCGGACTGTTCGACGCCGGCCGCGTCGATTCAGCGCCCGCCTCGATCCCCTTCTTGGGCACCGCGCGGTGAGTGCACCGGCCGCAGTGGATCATTCGACCTCGGCGGCCGACGCCGTCGCGGTGGCGGAACGGCTGTCCGCACGGTTCGCGGAGGAGGCGGGCACCCGTGACGCCGGACGAGAGCTACCGCACGAACAGGTCCTGGCGCTGAAGGAGTCCGGGCTGCTGGCCCTCTCGGTGCCCGCCGAGTACGGCGGCGTCGACGCCCCGGCGATCGTCCTCGCGGAGGTGTTCCGATCGCTGGCCCACGCCGACCCGTCGGTCGCGCAGATTCCGCACTCGCACTTCACGTTTCTCGAAGCCCTCCGGTTGCAGGGGACGCCAGGACAGAAGACGTTCTTCTACGGCATCGTCTCGGCGGGTGGGCTGCTGGCCAACGCCCAGTCCGAGCGGGGCCCCCACCCGATCGACGTCGACGCCACCACGCTCACCGCGACCGACTCCGGTGACTACGTGCTGAGCGGCCGCAAGTTCTACGCCACCGGATCGCTCTTCGCCGACTGGCTAATCGTGCGGGCGTCGCTCGCGGACGGCTCGGGTGACGCACCGACGTCGGCCACCCCCAAGGCGGTGGCCTTCGTTCCGCGCGATGCGCCAGGACTGCAGATCGTCGACGACTGGGACGGCATGGGTCAGCGCACCACGGCGTCGGGCACCGTCACCCTCGACGACGTCGTGGTGCCCGCCGCGCACGTCGTCCCCTTCAGCCCGATCTTCGCCGAACCGACCGTGTACGGCGCGCGGGCGCAGCTGCTGCATGCGGCCATCGACGTCGGCATCGCGACCGGCGCGCTCGCCGAGGGCATTCGCCAGAGTGCGAAGGCCCGCCCGCACTTCGAGGCGGGGGTCGACGCCGCCGCGGAGGATCCGACCGTCGTCGCGATGGCCGGGGAGCTCTACGTCACCGTGTGCGGTGCCCAGGCCTTGCTCGCTGACGCCGCCCGGCAGGTCGATGCCGCCCGCGCCGACCTGACGGCCGACTCGGCCGCAGCGGCGTCGGTGGCGGTGTCGGTGGCCAAGGTGGCGGCGGTACGGGCTTCGCTCGAGGCGTCCTCGGTGCTGTTCGATCTTGGCGGCACGCGAAGTGCCTCGGAGGCGGGGAATCTGGCCCGCTACTGGCGTGACGCCCGCACGCACACCCTGCACGACCCGAGCCGCTGGAAGGTGCAGCACATCGGTCGGTACGTACTCTCGGGCACCCGGCCCCCGCGCCACGGCCAGATCTAGCTACGACCAGGCGCCGGCGAGGTATTCGGCGCGACAGGCTCGGCGTGCCAGCTTGCCGCTGGTGGTGCGCGGAATGGCCCCGGCGGGCAGGATCTTCACGTCCTGCAGCGAAAGTCCATGGTGGTGAAGCACTTCCGACCGGATGGCGTCGAGGGCCGCTGCCGGATCGGCGCGGCTGCTACCCGCCGCACGCTCGGCGATGACGACCAGACGCTTACCGTCCGCGGTGGGGATCGGGAACGCCGCGACGTAACCGCGCCGGACCGTCGATGAGGCGTCCGCCGCGGTGGCTTCGACGTCCTGCGGGTAGAAGTTGCGGCCGTCGATCACGATGTGGTCGGCGATGCGACCGGTGATGAACAGCTCACCATCGAGATGGAAACCCAAATCCCCGGTGCGCAGCCAATTCGCTTCGGACGGCACTCCCCCGGCATGGCTGCCCGATGGCTGCCGGGACAGCAGCTTGGCGCCGAACGTCCGACGCGTCTCCTCTGGCAGGCCCCAATAGCCGCGGCCGATGTTGTTGCCGTACAACCACATTTCGCCGACCTGCCCGTCGGGCAACTCCGCGCCGGTCTCGGGGTCGACCACCACCGCCCATTCGCTGCGGGCGACCTGACCCAACGACACGTGCCCGACGGCGTACGGGGTGTCGGGTGCCACGGCGACCGCCTGCCCGGCGGCGAGCCGGTCACGATCGAAGTAGACGACGGTCGCCTCGGCGGTGGGCGCGGTGGTCGAGATGAACAGCGTCGCCTCGGCGATGCCGTAGGAGGGCTTGATCGCCGTGGGCCGCAACCCATGTGGGGCAAACGCCTGGTTGAACATCGTGATCGCCTCGATGCTGACCGGTTCCGAACCGATGATGAGCACCACGTTGCTCAAGTCGACGTCGTCTCCCGGTGCGGGCAGGCCCCGCTGGGCGGTCCACTCGTAAGCGAAGTTGGGTGCGGCAGTGACGACATTGCCGCGCCGCGACCCGTCGGACAGGGCACGGATCCATCGCTGCGGTCGGCGGATGAACGCCGTCGGCGACATCAACGTGGAGTGTCCGCCGTAGACCGCGGGAAAGCCGATCATCGAGAGGCCCATATCGTGGTAAAGCGGTAACCAGCTGACGCCGTGGGTGTTTCGGTTCAGCAGGTCGATCGACAGGATCATCTGGATCAGGTTGGTGCCCACTGCCCGGTGGGTGATCTCCACGCCGACGGGTGGGCGCGTCGACCCCGACGTGTACTGGAGATGGGAGATGTCGGCCACGTCGACGTCGACCGGGACGAAGCCGTCGCCGTCGGCGTCCGCGATCCGGTCGATGACCGCGATCTGCGGTCGCTGCGCACGCGGCAGCGTGTCCAGGAATGACTCGACGGATTCCAGCACCGCAGCCGTGACCAGCACGACGGCAGGCCGCGAATCGCGAAGTGCCGTATCGAGGCGCTCGGCATGGCCGGGCAGCTCGGGGGCGAAGAGTGGTACGGCGATGTTGCCCGACTTGATCGACGCGAAGAACCCCGCGACGTAGTCGAGACCCTGTGGGGCGAGGATCGCGACCCGGTCCCCCCGGGATGCGACCGACTGAAGGTGCGCCCCGATGGCACGCATGCGGACGCCGAGCTGTGCCCAGGTCAACTCGAGTGCCTGACCCTCGTCGGCGCGGGTGAAGTCGAGGTAGCGGTAAGCCACGGCGTCCCCGACGTGCGCGATGTTGCGGTCGATCAACGAGGACAACGTCACACCCGGCGGCAGCGCGACACCGCCGTCGGGGGTGAGGCAGTCCTCGATGCGCAGCAGCCCACGGGGGGCGAGGTACTCCTGCTGAGAACCGCGAGACATGGCGTCATTCTAAGCGGCCCAACGGATTGCGAGGTCGGTCCGACGGGTGTCAGGCCGTGCTCCCTCAGCTGGGGTCGCCCACCTTGACCAGCATCTTGCCGATGTTGGCGCCGGTGAACAGCCCGTTGAGGGCGTCGACGCACGACTCGAGGCCCTCGAAGATCGTCTCGCGGTGGACCAGCAGCCCCTGTTCCTCCCAGCCGCGCAGCGCGGCGAACGCCTCGTCGAACCGGCCCCACTCGTCGAGTGCGTTGAAGCCCTGCATGGATGCGGTCTTGGCCAGGATGTTGACGTAGTTGGCCGGTCCCGGATGCTCACCGGTCAGATAACTGGAGATGACGCCGCAGAGGACGACCCTGGCCTTGGGCGCAAGGCGGCCCAGCACCGCGTCGAGGATCGGCCCACCGACGTTGTCGAAGTAAACGTCGACCCCGCGCGGACAGTGCTGCTTCAGGGCGGCCGACAGGTTGCCCTGGCGGTAGTCGATGCAGGCGTCGAACCCGAAGTCCTCGACGACCGCCCGGCACTTGTCCGGGCCGCCCGCGATGCCCACGACGCGAGCGCCCGCGATCTTGGCGATCTGACCGGCCACCGATCCGGTGGCACCCGCGGCGGCCGACACCACCACGGTGTTGCCCTCCCGGGGTTGGCCGACGTCGTGCATCCCGAAGTAGGCCGTCGCCCCCGTCGGCCCGTAGATCGACATCACCGCCGGCTGGTCGACGTCCGCCATCCCGGTCACCGGCGTGCAGAAGATGTCGTCACGGACGATGACGTACTCCTGGAAA contains:
- a CDS encoding LLM class flavin-dependent oxidoreductase yields the protein MPVKLHWFLPTYGDSRLIVGGGHGTPAGAAHSDRDASIDYLGSIVRAAESFGFTGALIPTGAWCEDAFITAALLARETTSLAFLVALRPGLVSPTLSAQMTATFARHAPGRILINVVVGGEAHEQRAFGDHLDKDARYERCDEYLDVVRRLWAGETVTTDGVHIQVEEASLATLPNPLPPLYFGGSSPAAGPVAARHADVYLTWGEPPEAVRDKIEWIRGLAAEQGRRVRFGIRLHTISRDTADEAWAQADKLVGALDDETVRAAQAGLSRSQSEGQRRMLALHEANRANGSWHDARSLEIAPNLWAGVGLVRGGAGTALVGSHTDVADRIAEYAEIGIDEFIFSGYPHLEELYWFGEGVVPVLRERGLFDAGRVDSAPASIPFLGTAR
- a CDS encoding maleylpyruvate isomerase family mycothiol-dependent enzyme, with protein sequence MKHSTDVLNDDTVRPETVVAQARIVSAQEWQVADPRLIAQQYQKTRERVVGLLADPDADWTAPVATCPGWSVRDVVAHLAAVAEDISAGTLTGAPTDEQTAAQVARFDGHDHEGIVAAWTAAAGRLDRNAAASGVAPPLADAVCHEHDVRHALGRPGARDSDAVWSATEQLLTMLVTPRPLRVIVEDAEYVSGPDGPDEVMLRTTRFEAVRWRTGRRSRAQLAAMNWSDDPTEVLDHLYLFGPARRDIAE
- a CDS encoding SRPBCC family protein: MSEVATARVQRVMPATPEVVFDEWLDPESLADWMCPRPARCVAIDVEPRVGGTVRFDVDRLGHVTLIIGHFLAIDRPRLLRFTWSHSGWQDPTAVSIVNVAFEPLGDDRTLMSIEHSLLPPEALEDHRYGWTATADQLAAHLCQDTEVTRRA
- a CDS encoding fatty acyl-AMP ligase; this encodes MSRGSQQEYLAPRGLLRIEDCLTPDGGVALPPGVTLSSLIDRNIAHVGDAVAYRYLDFTRADEGQALELTWAQLGVRMRAIGAHLQSVASRGDRVAILAPQGLDYVAGFFASIKSGNIAVPLFAPELPGHAERLDTALRDSRPAVVLVTAAVLESVESFLDTLPRAQRPQIAVIDRIADADGDGFVPVDVDVADISHLQYTSGSTRPPVGVEITHRAVGTNLIQMILSIDLLNRNTHGVSWLPLYHDMGLSMIGFPAVYGGHSTLMSPTAFIRRPQRWIRALSDGSRRGNVVTAAPNFAYEWTAQRGLPAPGDDVDLSNVVLIIGSEPVSIEAITMFNQAFAPHGLRPTAIKPSYGIAEATLFISTTAPTAEATVVYFDRDRLAAGQAVAVAPDTPYAVGHVSLGQVARSEWAVVVDPETGAELPDGQVGEMWLYGNNIGRGYWGLPEETRRTFGAKLLSRQPSGSHAGGVPSEANWLRTGDLGFHLDGELFITGRIADHIVIDGRNFYPQDVEATAADASSTVRRGYVAAFPIPTADGKRLVVIAERAAGSSRADPAAALDAIRSEVLHHHGLSLQDVKILPAGAIPRTTSGKLARRACRAEYLAGAWS
- a CDS encoding LLM class flavin-dependent oxidoreductase produces the protein MTRSIRFNAFDMNCVAHQSPGLWRHPQDRSSEYKDLAYWADLARLLERGRFDGLFIADVLGTYDVYGASDEAAIRQAAQIPVNDPLLLVSAMAVVTEHLGFGVTTGTGFEHPYPFARRVSTLDHLTKGRVGWNVVTGYLPAAARNMGQTDQPAHDARYDHADEYLEVLYKLWEGSWEDDAVLRDRERGVFTDPDKVHHIGHEGTHFTVPGIHLSEPSPQRTPVIFQAGASPRGVRFAAENAEAIFTAAPTKAILRETVTTIRRELELAGRDPYSAKIFNLTTVITAGTDEEARAKHAEYLSYGDPEGALVFMSGWMGVDLASYGLDEPIGNVDSNAILSAVKAFQSADPDGGEWAVRDIANWGKIGGMGPLIVGSGDRVADVLQEWVSETDVDGFNLAYAITPGTFADFIDHVVPVLTARGAYQSEYAPGTLRNKLFGRGDRLPEEHRGSRYRVGGPSSTIVDRPTTVPSSSSSATSQPTASR
- the ddaH gene encoding dimethylargininase, whose translation is MPDRPYALVRRPAQTLADGIVTFIERHPVELELAKRQWDGYVAALHRSGWPTVVIDADDTMPDCVFVEDTVVMFGDLAVFTNPRQPARNPEVTAVRRTVEDLGFEAAAITEGTLDGGDVLKIGPHVYVGLSGTTDAPAIEQLARLVAPRGYTVTPVPLTRALHLKSAVTALPDGTVIGYAPVVDDPGLFPTFLAVPEEPGAHVVILDDDLLLMSSAAPRTAAMFADRGYRLELVDVSEYEKLEGCVTCLSVRVR
- a CDS encoding SfnB family sulfur acquisition oxidoreductase is translated as MSAPAAVDHSTSAADAVAVAERLSARFAEEAGTRDAGRELPHEQVLALKESGLLALSVPAEYGGVDAPAIVLAEVFRSLAHADPSVAQIPHSHFTFLEALRLQGTPGQKTFFYGIVSAGGLLANAQSERGPHPIDVDATTLTATDSGDYVLSGRKFYATGSLFADWLIVRASLADGSGDAPTSATPKAVAFVPRDAPGLQIVDDWDGMGQRTTASGTVTLDDVVVPAAHVVPFSPIFAEPTVYGARAQLLHAAIDVGIATGALAEGIRQSAKARPHFEAGVDAAAEDPTVVAMAGELYVTVCGAQALLADAARQVDAARADLTADSAAAASVAVSVAKVAAVRASLEASSVLFDLGGTRSASEAGNLARYWRDARTHTLHDPSRWKVQHIGRYVLSGTRPPRHGQI
- a CDS encoding metallophosphoesterase, with translation MFFVVLSTVLGLMHVYVWKRMVKDTTAAGPMRWLLTGLLIALAALLIAALTLPDRLGYTASAWFTWPGYLWFGLIVYLFLSLLVLEPAHWALRRWSAPEAPEAPTGPQGVNRRLFLARAGAVAAGAASVGVVGFGAANALGPPNVLHVPVRLRRIDPAFNGFRIAVVSDIHLGPLAGRAHTERIVRMINETEPDLIAIVGDLVDGTVAELGSAAEPLRDLTSREGSFFVTGNHEYFVEDPSSWLRELERLGVQPLRNENTVIRRGAAAFDLAGVNDVAGASEGDPPDFDRALAGVDPSRPTVLLAHQPVQVTKAAERGVDLQLSGHTHGGQMWPFHYIVGAVQPALAGLSAVDDTQLYVTRGAGYWGPPVRVGAPPDISVISLDTRT
- a CDS encoding LmeA family phospholipid-binding protein; the encoded protein is MTTPPQGPWRPGERREPVRPDAPTRRIPRPPRPEPPTERFRRPDDAVPTERIPRSPRPVVPPPPTDDPPNKKRSWLREPLSLALIAIIVLAIVVGGLAGAELYARHRVDALLVDVAECVVRDGATVSFGVNPPFLWQHVTGHYTNISVATDGDNVQDAKGMQADVTVSDVRLQGTSDSKGTIGSLDATLTWTAAGIKDTVAANLPGVGNLVTAVTTDAAAGTLNLEAGSITVTAKPVVTDGDLALQVLDVTGPLAKDAVQTALDDLTAKLNAQYPLGIHADSVQVTATGVVGTFSTRDASIPRDDADACFARL
- a CDS encoding ArsR/SmtB family transcription factor, producing MVEDQLLDRTYSALADPTRRALLEALRRGDARLTDLAAPLPMTFAGVSRHVGVLESAGLVRREVRGREHWFSLQPDGLSAAQQWIGEQTDFWSARADALSDRLRRKRGTR